The Desulfoscipio gibsoniae DSM 7213 genome contains a region encoding:
- the dpsA gene encoding dipicolinate synthase subunit DpsA, with the protein MQNLTGLAVAVMGGDAREVTLVESLTGAGATVKTLGLPVKGPNIVPCSEPEECLAGVQALILPVPGVNEQMELFSAYLKPRPIITGELLSLLPAGTPVLVGVARKPLCELLEKNALKPIELMKLDEVAILNSIPSAEGAVQMAMERLPITIHGSSAMVLGFGRTGQTMAQLLMAMHAHTTVVARNPAQLARATAMGLKALHFNELVDYLRDVDVIFNTIPAPVINGEILQRLPSATLIIDLASAPGGTDFVKAGELGIEAVLAPGLPGKVAPKTAGMILARVVPGILLQKIGH; encoded by the coding sequence ATGCAAAATTTGACAGGCCTTGCGGTGGCTGTAATGGGCGGGGACGCCAGAGAAGTAACCCTGGTAGAATCTCTTACAGGCGCTGGGGCAACCGTTAAAACTTTAGGGTTACCGGTCAAGGGGCCAAACATTGTCCCTTGTTCGGAACCGGAGGAGTGCCTGGCCGGGGTGCAGGCTTTAATATTACCGGTACCAGGAGTTAATGAACAAATGGAGCTGTTTTCGGCTTACCTTAAGCCACGGCCGATAATTACCGGAGAACTTTTGTCACTATTACCTGCCGGGACACCTGTTCTAGTGGGAGTGGCCAGAAAACCGCTGTGTGAGCTACTGGAAAAAAATGCCCTGAAACCTATAGAGCTTATGAAACTTGATGAAGTGGCTATTTTAAACTCGATTCCTTCTGCTGAAGGGGCCGTGCAAATGGCCATGGAGAGGCTGCCCATCACCATTCATGGCTCAAGTGCAATGGTACTGGGGTTTGGACGGACTGGTCAAACGATGGCTCAGTTGTTGATGGCTATGCATGCTCATACCACGGTGGTGGCTCGGAACCCCGCGCAGTTGGCCAGGGCGACAGCTATGGGACTAAAAGCACTTCATTTTAATGAATTAGTAGACTATTTACGAGATGTGGATGTAATATTTAACACTATACCTGCACCGGTTATTAACGGAGAAATACTGCAAAGGTTACCCTCGGCAACCCTGATTATCGACCTTGCTTCTGCTCCCGGGGGCACTGATTTTGTAAAGGCCGGGGAGTTGGGGATTGAGGCTGTTTTAGCGCCCGGTTTACCCGGCAAGGTGGCACCTAAAACAGCCGGTATGATTCTGGCCCGGGTGGTACCCGGTATTTTGTTGCAGAAGATAGGACATTAG
- a CDS encoding dipicolinate synthase subunit B, producing the protein MRLKGIKVGFALTGSHCTLDEVLVEMKRVADEGAILYPIISASVDESDTRFGASASWKERIMEITDQKIINSIVGAEPIGPEKLLDVLLVAPCTGNTLAKLANAITDGPVLMAIKAHLRNQRPVVLAVSTNDGLSLNAKNIGLLLNAKNIYMVPFGQDSPAGKPNSLKAKMDKMVDTIEHALQGKQIQPVLVAYD; encoded by the coding sequence ATGAGATTAAAGGGTATTAAAGTGGGGTTTGCTTTAACAGGCTCTCATTGTACCCTGGACGAAGTGCTGGTGGAAATGAAAAGGGTTGCTGATGAGGGTGCTATATTGTATCCTATTATTAGTGCTTCTGTCGATGAATCTGATACCAGGTTTGGCGCATCTGCCAGCTGGAAAGAGCGCATTATGGAAATTACCGATCAAAAAATAATTAACAGTATTGTTGGTGCAGAGCCGATTGGTCCTGAAAAATTACTGGATGTATTGCTGGTGGCACCGTGCACCGGGAATACTCTGGCCAAACTGGCCAACGCTATTACCGACGGCCCGGTGCTGATGGCCATTAAAGCTCATTTGCGCAACCAGCGCCCGGTGGTATTAGCTGTTTCTACCAATGATGGTCTAAGTTTAAACGCTAAAAATATTGGTTTGCTTTTAAATGCTAAAAATATATACATGGTTCCGTTTGGACAGGATAGTCCCGCCGGCAAACCAAATTCGTTAAAGGCCAAGATGGATAAGATGGTGGATACCATTGAACACGCTTTGCAAGGGAAGCAAATTCAACCTGTTTTAGTTGCCTACGATTAA
- a CDS encoding aspartate-semialdehyde dehydrogenase, protein MAGYNVIVVGASGAVGQEILQVLEERNFPVGELKLCATARSAGKEMLFKGKTYIVEETTPESFDGMEIALFAGGAASTEFGPLAAEKGVVVIDNSSHFRLDPQVPLVVPEVNPEDVKAHKGIIANPNCSTIIMVVPLKAIYDAAGIKRVVVSTYQAVSGAGAEGIAELTEHTRAALDGGEVVPSKFQYQIAFNLIPHIDVFQEMDYTKEEWKMVKETRKILHDDNMAITATTVRVPVYRSHSESINIETVRKVTANEAKKILEDFPGVIVQDSPADKVYPMPLYTSGNDEVFVGRIREDNSLDKGLNMWVVADQLRKGAATNAVQIAELVIKYGCLLKK, encoded by the coding sequence TTGGCTGGTTATAACGTAATTGTTGTAGGAGCATCCGGAGCAGTAGGACAGGAAATATTACAAGTTTTGGAAGAAAGAAATTTCCCGGTGGGTGAATTGAAACTTTGCGCCACCGCCCGTTCCGCCGGCAAAGAAATGCTATTTAAAGGTAAAACTTATATCGTTGAGGAGACTACACCGGAATCCTTTGATGGTATGGAAATTGCTCTTTTTGCCGGTGGTGCAGCCAGTACCGAGTTTGGCCCGCTGGCAGCTGAAAAGGGCGTTGTGGTTATTGATAACAGTAGTCATTTTCGCCTGGACCCACAGGTGCCGCTGGTGGTTCCCGAGGTTAACCCCGAGGATGTCAAAGCTCATAAGGGCATTATAGCCAACCCTAACTGCTCTACTATTATCATGGTGGTGCCCCTGAAAGCGATATATGATGCCGCCGGCATCAAGCGGGTGGTGGTATCAACCTATCAGGCAGTGAGCGGTGCTGGGGCTGAAGGGATTGCAGAATTAACTGAGCACACCCGGGCTGCCCTGGATGGCGGTGAGGTTGTCCCATCCAAGTTCCAATATCAAATAGCCTTTAATTTAATACCGCATATTGATGTATTCCAGGAGATGGATTACACTAAAGAAGAATGGAAAATGGTCAAAGAAACACGTAAAATTTTACATGATGATAATATGGCCATAACCGCTACAACTGTGCGGGTTCCGGTTTACCGCAGCCACTCGGAATCCATCAATATAGAAACAGTTCGCAAAGTTACTGCAAATGAGGCCAAAAAAATTTTGGAGGATTTCCCCGGGGTGATTGTACAGGATAGCCCGGCTGACAAAGTGTACCCCATGCCCCTTTATACATCCGGAAATGATGAGGTTTTTGTCGGTCGTATCCGTGAAGACAATTCACTTGATAAAGGGCTTAATATGTGGGTGGTTGCTGATCAATTACGCAAGGGTGCAGCAACTAATGCGGTACAAATAGCAGAGTTGGTGATTAAGTACGGATGCCTTTTAAAAAAATAA
- the dapG gene encoding aspartate kinase: MRFLVLKFGGTSLVSPELRERVAGKIIAAKDEGYAPVVVVSAIGRQGDPYATDTLINLVKQSNRKIPGREKDLLMSCGEIISGVIMAANLQNIGCPAVFLTGAQAGIITDNRYSEARILKVHPNNITKYAQEGYVVVVAGFQGVSEDGEITTLGRGGSDTTAAALGVALNAEYVDIYTDVEGIMTADPRIVTEAKALQAITYDEICHLAHEGAKVVHPRAVEIAMQKGVPLRVRSTFSDAPGTLVTSSGEVYKGTIDITRDRIITGITYISGIAQIKVNTSSGIEGSRQQRRMFRALALAGVSIDFINILPEVVLFTVRDDLAEKAIKVLENAGYVAEVINGCAKVSAVGAGMSGVPGVIADIVEAMTKDDIQILQCNDSHTTVWVLVRREEMENAVRALHRQFKLAH, from the coding sequence ATGAGGTTCTTGGTACTTAAGTTCGGGGGTACCTCTCTGGTTTCCCCTGAGCTCAGGGAAAGGGTGGCGGGCAAGATTATAGCCGCTAAAGATGAGGGTTATGCACCTGTGGTGGTGGTTTCGGCCATTGGCCGGCAGGGGGACCCATATGCCACTGATACCTTGATCAACCTAGTTAAACAATCTAACCGGAAGATACCGGGACGTGAGAAGGATTTGCTGATGTCCTGTGGTGAAATAATATCCGGTGTGATTATGGCGGCAAATCTGCAAAATATTGGCTGCCCGGCTGTCTTTTTAACTGGTGCACAGGCAGGCATAATCACTGACAATAGATATTCCGAAGCGCGTATTTTAAAGGTTCACCCGAACAACATTACTAAATATGCTCAAGAAGGGTATGTGGTGGTGGTGGCCGGTTTCCAGGGAGTGTCTGAGGACGGTGAAATAACCACTCTGGGCCGCGGGGGTAGTGATACTACCGCTGCGGCACTGGGTGTGGCCCTTAACGCTGAGTATGTAGATATCTACACCGATGTGGAAGGTATTATGACTGCTGATCCGCGCATTGTAACTGAGGCCAAGGCACTACAAGCCATTACCTACGATGAAATATGTCACCTGGCCCATGAGGGGGCCAAGGTGGTACACCCCCGAGCTGTGGAGATTGCCATGCAAAAGGGTGTTCCGCTGCGTGTTCGGTCAACTTTCTCCGATGCGCCCGGAACCCTTGTAACCAGCTCGGGTGAAGTATATAAGGGCACTATTGATATCACCAGGGATCGCATTATTACCGGAATTACCTATATATCCGGTATAGCCCAGATTAAAGTTAATACCAGTTCCGGTATTGAGGGTTCTAGGCAGCAACGTCGCATGTTTAGAGCGCTGGCGCTGGCCGGGGTTAGTATTGATTTTATTAATATTTTACCGGAAGTGGTTTTGTTTACAGTGCGTGATGATCTGGCTGAAAAAGCGATCAAAGTGCTGGAAAATGCCGGTTATGTAGCAGAGGTGATTAACGGGTGCGCAAAAGTATCTGCGGTGGGTGCGGGAATGTCCGGAGTACCCGGTGTAATAGCGGATATAGTAGAAGCAATGACCAAGGATGATATTCAGATATTGCAGTGCAACGATTCCCATACCACTGTTTGGGTGTTGGTTAGAAGAGAGGAAATGGAAAATGCCGTCAGAGCCCTGCACAGGCAATTTAAACTGGCCCATTAA
- the dapA gene encoding 4-hydroxy-tetrahydrodipicolinate synthase — MGIDFGRVLTAMVTPFKKDLTIDFDQVKKLARHLVQSGSDGLVVSGTTGESPTLTKDEKVELFRVVVEEVGGDAVVIAGTGSNDTSASVELTQTAEKVGVDGVMLVGPYYNKPSQEGLYQHFKTIAQSTNLPVILYNVPGRTAVNILPQTVVRLSVVDNIVAIKEASGSLDQVSELRRSLPDHFAIYSGDDSLTLPILSLGGRGVISVASHIIGQRIQEMVNAYTSGNVTMTTKIHCSLFPVFKGMFVTSNPVPVKAALNMLGWQVGPPRLPLVEANQDEKEAIKKVLSDAKLL, encoded by the coding sequence TTGGGTATTGATTTCGGGCGAGTATTAACGGCCATGGTAACACCATTTAAGAAGGATCTGACGATTGATTTCGATCAAGTAAAGAAATTGGCCCGTCACCTAGTGCAATCGGGTTCAGACGGTTTGGTCGTTTCCGGTACTACCGGTGAGTCGCCCACCTTAACAAAGGATGAAAAGGTAGAGCTTTTTCGCGTGGTTGTGGAAGAGGTTGGCGGTGATGCCGTGGTAATTGCCGGCACAGGCAGTAATGACACCTCGGCCAGTGTGGAATTGACCCAGACGGCGGAGAAGGTGGGCGTTGACGGCGTAATGCTTGTGGGGCCTTACTACAATAAGCCATCCCAGGAGGGACTGTACCAGCATTTTAAAACCATCGCCCAGAGTACTAATTTGCCGGTTATACTTTACAATGTACCCGGACGCACAGCGGTAAATATTTTACCGCAAACCGTTGTCCGGTTATCAGTCGTTGATAATATCGTGGCCATAAAGGAAGCGTCCGGCAGTCTTGATCAGGTTAGTGAGCTGCGGCGCTCATTGCCGGATCATTTTGCCATCTATAGCGGGGATGATTCCTTGACCTTGCCAATTTTGTCACTGGGCGGTAGGGGAGTTATCAGTGTTGCTTCACACATCATTGGACAGCGTATCCAGGAAATGGTTAATGCCTACACCTCCGGGAATGTAACCATGACTACCAAGATTCACTGCAGCTTATTTCCGGTATTTAAGGGTATGTTTGTAACAAGCAACCCGGTACCTGTTAAAGCGGCATTGAATATGTTGGGCTGGCAGGTAGGCCCACCCAGACTACCGCTGGTGGAGGCCAACCAGGATGAAAAGGAAGCCATCAAGAAAGTGTTATCTGATGCTAAGCTGTTGTAG
- a CDS encoding ribonuclease J yields the protein MAREPKVSLIPLGGLGEVGKNMMVVRYGENILVIDSGLMFPEEELLGIDIVIPDITYLLENKNIVRGIVLTHGHEDHIGALPYVLKQLNVPVYGTRLTLGILGGKLREQHMLDNVKLNCVKPRDIVTIGPFKVEFIRVSHSIPDAVALAIETPVGVIIHTGDFKIDQTPVDGEVTDFYRFAQRGEKGVLALLSDSTNVERSGYTMSERVVGQTFDDTFRESQERIIVATFASNVHRLQQAITTASRYHRKVAVVGRSMVNVVNIACELGYLNVPDGLLVELDEASRLPRNQVVYLTTGSQGEPMSALTRMASRDHRQVEIMTGDTIIISATPIPGNEKLVARVIDQLFKLGANVIYEAVSGIHVSGHPSQEELKLMMNLVKPKFFMPVHGENRMLIKHARLARDLGIPESNIFVGENGQVVELTKRSGRFAGRVTSGRVLVDGLGVGDVGNIVLRDRRQLSQDGILIVVVTISRDSGLIVSGPDIVSRGFVYVRESEQLMEQAKEKVKSALDKCASRKISEWSSIKSQVRDDLSKFLFEKTRRRPMILPIIMEV from the coding sequence ATGGCGCGTGAACCTAAAGTTTCCTTGATCCCTTTAGGGGGACTGGGTGAGGTCGGCAAGAACATGATGGTGGTGAGATATGGGGAAAATATTTTGGTTATTGATTCCGGCCTGATGTTTCCTGAAGAAGAATTGCTGGGTATTGACATAGTCATTCCGGATATCACCTATCTTTTAGAGAATAAAAACATTGTACGTGGTATTGTGCTTACGCATGGCCATGAGGATCATATCGGGGCTTTGCCATATGTGCTAAAGCAGCTTAATGTTCCGGTGTATGGAACCAGACTAACTTTGGGGATCCTCGGCGGAAAGTTGCGCGAGCAGCATATGCTGGACAATGTTAAGTTAAATTGCGTAAAACCGCGGGATATAGTAACGATTGGACCTTTTAAAGTGGAGTTTATTCGGGTTTCACACAGTATCCCCGACGCAGTGGCACTGGCTATTGAAACACCAGTGGGTGTAATTATACACACCGGTGACTTTAAGATAGATCAAACTCCGGTGGATGGTGAAGTAACTGATTTTTACAGATTTGCCCAGCGAGGGGAAAAAGGTGTACTGGCTCTTTTAAGTGACAGTACCAATGTTGAAAGGTCCGGGTACACCATGTCTGAACGTGTAGTGGGACAAACCTTTGATGATACATTTAGGGAGTCTCAGGAAAGAATTATTGTAGCCACCTTTGCCTCTAATGTGCACAGGTTGCAGCAGGCTATAACAACGGCTAGTCGCTATCATAGGAAAGTGGCGGTGGTGGGGCGCAGCATGGTTAATGTGGTAAATATTGCCTGTGAGTTGGGGTATCTCAATGTGCCTGACGGTCTGCTGGTGGAACTGGATGAGGCATCCAGGCTACCTAGAAATCAGGTTGTGTATCTTACCACCGGCAGTCAAGGAGAGCCGATGAGCGCTCTAACCAGAATGGCCAGCCGTGATCACCGCCAGGTGGAAATAATGACCGGCGATACAATTATTATTTCCGCTACACCTATTCCCGGTAATGAAAAATTGGTGGCCAGGGTGATCGATCAGCTTTTTAAACTGGGCGCCAATGTAATTTATGAGGCGGTTTCAGGTATCCATGTCAGCGGTCACCCCAGCCAGGAGGAATTAAAACTAATGATGAACCTGGTCAAGCCCAAGTTTTTTATGCCGGTACATGGGGAAAACCGCATGTTAATCAAACACGCACGGCTGGCCCGGGATTTAGGTATCCCCGAATCTAATATTTTTGTGGGTGAAAATGGACAGGTGGTGGAGCTTACCAAGCGCAGCGGACGCTTTGCAGGCCGGGTTACCTCGGGACGGGTACTGGTGGATGGCCTGGGCGTGGGTGATGTAGGAAATATAGTATTACGTGACCGCCGCCAGCTATCCCAGGACGGCATTCTAATTGTTGTGGTTACAATCAGCCGGGACTCAGGTTTGATTGTATCAGGGCCGGATATTGTTTCCCGGGGATTTGTTTATGTTCGGGAATCAGAGCAATTAATGGAGCAGGCCAAGGAAAAAGTGAAATCAGCATTGGATAAATGTGCCTCTCGGAAGATATCAGAATGGTCGTCGATTAAATCTCAGGTAAGGGATGATTTAAGTAAATTTTTGTTTGAAAAAACCAGGAGAAGGCCAATGATTCTACCCATCATCATGGAAGTATAA
- a CDS encoding ClpP family protease: MSYYQSFDEVPGIFPYHPPSQPGPETDPHRPENPGDDPDTERTKVVGKSKTTMETVKEMGATQVPEIKSNIHCLTIVGQIEGHLVLPPQNKTTKYEHMIPQLVALEQSPEVEGIVVVLNTVGGDVEAGLAIAEMISSLSKPTVSVVLGGGHSIGVPIAVATDYSFIAETASMTIHPIRLNGLVIGVPQTYEYLDKMQDRVVRFVTAHSHITQDKFRELMFRTGELARDIGTVLIGHDAVQCGLINEVGGVKQAMNKLKSLVEEWKSRNEVPLQ; the protein is encoded by the coding sequence ATGTCTTACTACCAATCATTCGATGAGGTGCCCGGTATATTCCCCTACCACCCACCGTCTCAGCCCGGCCCCGAAACCGATCCGCACCGACCCGAGAACCCCGGCGACGATCCAGATACCGAAAGAACCAAGGTGGTCGGCAAATCTAAAACTACCATGGAGACGGTTAAAGAAATGGGCGCCACCCAGGTTCCTGAGATAAAGAGCAACATTCATTGTTTAACTATTGTTGGTCAAATAGAAGGTCATTTGGTGCTTCCTCCTCAAAATAAAACTACCAAATATGAACATATGATACCCCAGTTGGTGGCTTTGGAACAAAGCCCGGAGGTGGAAGGGATTGTAGTAGTGTTAAATACCGTGGGCGGTGATGTTGAGGCGGGTTTGGCCATTGCCGAGATGATCTCCAGTTTATCTAAGCCCACTGTATCCGTCGTATTGGGGGGCGGTCACAGTATAGGCGTGCCCATAGCGGTAGCCACAGATTATTCCTTTATTGCTGAAACCGCCAGTATGACTATCCACCCCATACGCTTAAACGGATTAGTTATTGGCGTTCCCCAAACCTATGAGTACCTGGATAAAATGCAGGACAGGGTAGTACGGTTCGTTACAGCGCATTCACACATCACCCAGGATAAATTCAGGGAACTGATGTTCCGCACCGGGGAGTTGGCCCGAGATATCGGTACTGTTTTAATCGGGCATGATGCAGTGCAATGTGGTTTAATTAATGAGGTAGGTGGGGTGAAGCAGGCAATGAATAAGCTGAAAAGTTTAGTTGAGGAGTGGAAGTCTCGAAATGAGGTGCCGTTGCAATGA
- a CDS encoding YlzJ-like family protein, with product MILYTPMQLELVLAGLEQMTHYPERRTTVNGVPALVRNVGGREELVQLLSTDPKDYLRTDLYPGAQVIPSR from the coding sequence ATGATTCTTTACACGCCCATGCAACTAGAGCTTGTGCTGGCCGGGCTGGAACAAATGACTCATTACCCGGAAAGAAGAACCACTGTCAATGGTGTGCCGGCACTGGTGCGTAATGTGGGAGGCCGGGAAGAGCTGGTGCAGCTTTTGAGCACCGACCCCAAGGACTATTTGCGTACGGATTTATATCCGGGAGCACAGGTCATACCAAGCAGGTAA
- the uppP gene encoding undecaprenyl-diphosphatase UppP, with product MDLFQAIVLGIVQGLGEFLPISSSAHLVLVPWLAGWPYAGLTFDVALHVGTLFAVIAFFWRDWLLLIGDGLRVKKTIEGRLFWYIAFGTIPGALVGYLLEDQAETIFRNPLLIGIMLIIMGIILHLVDTRALAIKKLEEVGLKEGLMIGISQALAIVPGVSRSGITMTAGRLMGLTRETSARFSFLLSTPIVAGAGLKKLTDVSPGDINTAFLVGVAVSAVVGFLSIKFLLNYLARRSYSIFVWYRFLLGAFVITVYLIR from the coding sequence ATGGATTTATTTCAGGCCATAGTACTGGGTATTGTACAGGGATTAGGTGAATTTTTACCTATCTCCAGCTCTGCCCATTTAGTTTTGGTTCCCTGGCTGGCCGGTTGGCCATATGCCGGATTAACTTTTGATGTGGCATTGCACGTGGGCACGCTTTTTGCGGTAATAGCCTTTTTCTGGCGGGACTGGCTGCTTTTAATCGGGGATGGGCTGCGGGTGAAAAAAACCATTGAAGGAAGGTTGTTCTGGTACATAGCATTTGGTACCATACCCGGCGCCCTGGTGGGATATCTACTGGAAGACCAGGCGGAAACAATTTTTCGCAATCCCTTACTAATAGGTATAATGCTGATCATTATGGGTATCATTTTGCATCTTGTGGACACAAGAGCTCTGGCTATAAAAAAGTTGGAGGAAGTTGGCTTAAAAGAAGGTTTAATGATCGGTATATCGCAGGCCCTGGCTATTGTTCCCGGTGTTTCCCGCTCGGGTATTACCATGACCGCCGGCCGTTTAATGGGCTTGACCCGTGAAACATCAGCCCGCTTTTCATTTTTATTATCTACGCCCATTGTTGCCGGTGCGGGTTTAAAAAAGCTGACCGATGTGTCCCCCGGAGATATTAACACAGCTTTCCTGGTTGGGGTGGCGGTATCAGCAGTGGTTGGTTTTTTGTCCATTAAGTTTTTGCTGAATTATCTGGCCAGGCGCAGTTATTCCATTTTTGTCTGGTATCGCTTCCTGTTGGGGGCATTCGTTATTACTGTATATTTAATAAGATAA